A genome region from Hevea brasiliensis isolate MT/VB/25A 57/8 chromosome 9, ASM3005281v1, whole genome shotgun sequence includes the following:
- the LOC110659366 gene encoding AAA-ATPase At3g50940 isoform X2, whose product MGSSLSVLASIAILRSSFNEFVPQELRSYLLEFSRRFSSEHTVVVKESHEGSTNHLFNALVTYLGSNASCTSSASGPRRLTVGKNESMKVLTYGLDRNSEIVDDFHGVPMKWAYYTDFNSALHYELRWYELRFHKRYIDMVKNKYLPYILEMAKKIKDQNRVVKFFTTRGGRDGWSSKGINLDHPMTFKTLAMDGDLKQKVVEDLNSFIRGKEYYKKIGKVWKRGYLLYGPPGTGKSSLIAAMANFLNFDIYNLNLSAVNSDSSLEYLLLHMSNRSILVLEDIDCSIMLQNRQAGDHQPDNNNQISRPQVTLSGLLNAIDGLLSCCGDERIIIFTTNYKDRIDPALLRAGRMDMHIYLSYCTFSTFKQLAANYLDLWEHDLFSCVEELIKEVEVSPADVAGELMKNTDPMTSLEGLIKFLEIKKSEAKSLESPPLGLQGHEIKSELDSNSLNEKDKHQLRKSCKNPDSGDSTFQNQKEVKSPAAYSTSLKEKEYTIKAEFQPILEAILSKHGDIAANCSLHSLQCRSSFLEIVCGIVHTLQATEIKNLQLLELKSMLSSIRDLESVELEVGWLRQKLNKIIQAMLPVEQCDTLQEFKSENIQDIKEMGRKAEACNADTLTLPKDTETIPSTDAKLRCFSHKSLVDGLL is encoded by the exons ATGGGATCAAGTTTATCTGTGTTAGCTTCAATTGCGATTCTTCGTAGTTCATTCAATGAGTTCGTTCCTCAAGAACTGCGAAGTTACTTGTTGGAATTCAGTCGCCGTTTCTCGTCGGAGCATACCGTAGTTGTTAAAGAATCACACGAAGGATCAACAAACCATCTCTTCAATGCATTAGTTACATATCTTGGCAGTAATGCTTCCTGTACTTCCTCTGCCTCTGGTCCTCGACGTCTCACTGTTGGGAAGAACGAGAGCATGAAGGTTCTAACTTATGGTCTGGACAGGAACTCAGAGATTGTTGATGATTTTCATGGTGTTCCCATGAAGTGGGCATACTATACTGATTTCAACTCCGCACTTCATTATGAGTTGAGATGGTATGAGCTTCGGTTTCACAAGCGATATATTGATATGGTCAAGAACAAGTATCTGCCTTACATTCTTGAAATGGCGAAGAAAATTAAGGATCAAAATAGGGTTGTGAAGTTTTTCACTACTCGTGGAGGGAGAGACGGCTGGAGCTCTAAAGGGATCAACCTGGATCATCCCATGACATTTAAAACGCTAGCCATGGATGGAGACCTCAAGCAGAAAGTGGTTGAAGATCTTAATAGCTTCATTCGGGGCAAGGAGTATTACAAGAAGATTGGTAAAGTATGGAAGCGAGGTTACTTATTATATGGTCCTCCAGGAACTGGGAAATCAAGCCTGATAGCTGCCATGGCCAATTTTCTTAACTTTGATATTTATAACTTGAACCTGTCTGCTGTTAACTCTGACTCTTCTCTTGAGTATTTGTTGCTTCATATGTCCAATCGTTCAATTCTTGTGCTGGAGGATATCGACTGCTCCATCATGCTGCAAAACCGTCAAGCAGGAGATCATCAACCAGATAATAATAACCAAATTTCTCGGCCTCAG GTAACACTCTCTGGCCTTCTAAATGCCATTGATGGCCTACTGTCCTGCTGTGGAGATGAAAGGATTATAATTTTCACTACCAACTACAAAGATCGCATTGATCCTGCCTTGCTAAGAGCAGGTCGTATGGATATGCACATATACCTATCTTACTGCACATTCTCCACCTTCAAGCAGCTAGCAGCCAATTACTTGGATCTATGGGAGCATGATCTCTTTAGTTGTGTTGAAGAGCTTATTAAAGAAGTTGAAGTTAGCCCTGCTGATGTTGCAGGGGAACTGATGAAGAACACAGATCCTATGACTTCTCTAGAAGGACTCATCAAGTTTTTGGAAATCAAG AAATCAGAAGCAAAATCCTTGGAATCACCTCCCCTAGGATTGCAAGGACATGAGATTAAGTCAGAGCTTGACAGTAACAGCCTTAACGAGAAGGACAAGCACCAACTCCGAAAGTCATGCAAGAACCCTGATTCTGGTGATAGCACCTTCCAAAACCAAAAAGAGGTCAAGTCTCCTGCGGCTTATTCTACTTCATTGAAGGAAAAAGAGTATACAATTAAGGCAGAATTTCAGCCTATCCTTGAAGCTATTCTTTCAAAGCATGGAGACATTGCTGCCAATTGCTCTTTGCACTCTCTTCAATGCCGTTCATCCTTCTTGGAGATTGTTTGTGGCATCGTCCATACACTACAAGCAACAGAGATAAAAAATCTACAACTACTTGAGCTCAAGTCCATGTTAAGTAGCATACGCGATCTAGAATCTGTGGAACTGGAAGTTGGCTGGCTTCGTCAAAAGCTGAATAAGATTATTCAGGCTATGCTACCAGTTGAACAATGTGACACACTACAGGAATTCAAGAGTGAAAATATTCAAGACATAAAGGAGATGGGCAGAAAAGCTGAAGCCTGCAACGCAGACACATTAACGCTACCGAAGGACACCGAAACCATCCCAAGCACTGATGCCAAATTGCGTTGTTTTTCCCACAAGTCATTGGTTGACGGGTTGCTTTGA
- the LOC110659366 gene encoding AAA-ATPase At3g50940 isoform X1 has product MGSSLSVLASIAILRSSFNEFVPQELRSYLLEFSRRFSSEHTVVVKESHEGSTNHLFNALVTYLGSNASCTSSASGPRRLTVGKNESMKVLTYGLDRNSEIVDDFHGVPMKWAYYTDFNSALHYELRWYELRFHKRYIDMVKNKYLPYILEMAKKIKDQNRVVKFFTTRGGRDGWSSKGINLDHPMTFKTLAMDGDLKQKVVEDLNSFIRGKEYYKKIGKVWKRGYLLYGPPGTGKSSLIAAMANFLNFDIYNLNLSAVNSDSSLEYLLLHMSNRSILVLEDIDCSIMLQNRQAGDHQPDNNNQISRPQVTLSGLLNAIDGLLSCCGDERIIIFTTNYKDRIDPALLRAGRMDMHIYLSYCTFSTFKQLAANYLDLWEHDLFSCVEELIKEVEVSPADVAGELMKNTDPMTSLEGLIKFLEIKQKSEAKSLESPPLGLQGHEIKSELDSNSLNEKDKHQLRKSCKNPDSGDSTFQNQKEVKSPAAYSTSLKEKEYTIKAEFQPILEAILSKHGDIAANCSLHSLQCRSSFLEIVCGIVHTLQATEIKNLQLLELKSMLSSIRDLESVELEVGWLRQKLNKIIQAMLPVEQCDTLQEFKSENIQDIKEMGRKAEACNADTLTLPKDTETIPSTDAKLRCFSHKSLVDGLL; this is encoded by the exons ATGGGATCAAGTTTATCTGTGTTAGCTTCAATTGCGATTCTTCGTAGTTCATTCAATGAGTTCGTTCCTCAAGAACTGCGAAGTTACTTGTTGGAATTCAGTCGCCGTTTCTCGTCGGAGCATACCGTAGTTGTTAAAGAATCACACGAAGGATCAACAAACCATCTCTTCAATGCATTAGTTACATATCTTGGCAGTAATGCTTCCTGTACTTCCTCTGCCTCTGGTCCTCGACGTCTCACTGTTGGGAAGAACGAGAGCATGAAGGTTCTAACTTATGGTCTGGACAGGAACTCAGAGATTGTTGATGATTTTCATGGTGTTCCCATGAAGTGGGCATACTATACTGATTTCAACTCCGCACTTCATTATGAGTTGAGATGGTATGAGCTTCGGTTTCACAAGCGATATATTGATATGGTCAAGAACAAGTATCTGCCTTACATTCTTGAAATGGCGAAGAAAATTAAGGATCAAAATAGGGTTGTGAAGTTTTTCACTACTCGTGGAGGGAGAGACGGCTGGAGCTCTAAAGGGATCAACCTGGATCATCCCATGACATTTAAAACGCTAGCCATGGATGGAGACCTCAAGCAGAAAGTGGTTGAAGATCTTAATAGCTTCATTCGGGGCAAGGAGTATTACAAGAAGATTGGTAAAGTATGGAAGCGAGGTTACTTATTATATGGTCCTCCAGGAACTGGGAAATCAAGCCTGATAGCTGCCATGGCCAATTTTCTTAACTTTGATATTTATAACTTGAACCTGTCTGCTGTTAACTCTGACTCTTCTCTTGAGTATTTGTTGCTTCATATGTCCAATCGTTCAATTCTTGTGCTGGAGGATATCGACTGCTCCATCATGCTGCAAAACCGTCAAGCAGGAGATCATCAACCAGATAATAATAACCAAATTTCTCGGCCTCAG GTAACACTCTCTGGCCTTCTAAATGCCATTGATGGCCTACTGTCCTGCTGTGGAGATGAAAGGATTATAATTTTCACTACCAACTACAAAGATCGCATTGATCCTGCCTTGCTAAGAGCAGGTCGTATGGATATGCACATATACCTATCTTACTGCACATTCTCCACCTTCAAGCAGCTAGCAGCCAATTACTTGGATCTATGGGAGCATGATCTCTTTAGTTGTGTTGAAGAGCTTATTAAAGAAGTTGAAGTTAGCCCTGCTGATGTTGCAGGGGAACTGATGAAGAACACAGATCCTATGACTTCTCTAGAAGGACTCATCAAGTTTTTGGAAATCAAG CAGAAATCAGAAGCAAAATCCTTGGAATCACCTCCCCTAGGATTGCAAGGACATGAGATTAAGTCAGAGCTTGACAGTAACAGCCTTAACGAGAAGGACAAGCACCAACTCCGAAAGTCATGCAAGAACCCTGATTCTGGTGATAGCACCTTCCAAAACCAAAAAGAGGTCAAGTCTCCTGCGGCTTATTCTACTTCATTGAAGGAAAAAGAGTATACAATTAAGGCAGAATTTCAGCCTATCCTTGAAGCTATTCTTTCAAAGCATGGAGACATTGCTGCCAATTGCTCTTTGCACTCTCTTCAATGCCGTTCATCCTTCTTGGAGATTGTTTGTGGCATCGTCCATACACTACAAGCAACAGAGATAAAAAATCTACAACTACTTGAGCTCAAGTCCATGTTAAGTAGCATACGCGATCTAGAATCTGTGGAACTGGAAGTTGGCTGGCTTCGTCAAAAGCTGAATAAGATTATTCAGGCTATGCTACCAGTTGAACAATGTGACACACTACAGGAATTCAAGAGTGAAAATATTCAAGACATAAAGGAGATGGGCAGAAAAGCTGAAGCCTGCAACGCAGACACATTAACGCTACCGAAGGACACCGAAACCATCCCAAGCACTGATGCCAAATTGCGTTGTTTTTCCCACAAGTCATTGGTTGACGGGTTGCTTTGA